Proteins encoded within one genomic window of Granulicella pectinivorans:
- a CDS encoding DHA2 family efflux MFS transporter permease subunit: MATAVSIPEIQVRSRPAINPWVVALTVTLATFMELLDTSIANVSLPYIAGGLGRSYDEVTWILTTYLVANAVVLPLSAWLSRVFGRKNYYMACVALFTITSFLCGVAPTLNIMLLARVLQGIGGGGLAPVEQAILVDTFEPAKRASAFALYTVAIVTAPAIGPVLGGWITDNYNWRWVFLINIPIGLISLYFTNRFVHDPPAFQEERKKVRVNGKLNIDSVGIALIAVGSAALEIMLDRGEIDDWFGSPFICWMFVIGLTGLVGAVFWELRQDDPVIDFRMLKTRNFAISSVFYFMFGLGLFATTTMIPQLLQSLYGYRAIDAGLVLGPGALVITFLAPVGAQLVQRNIVHPRILLFGATVVIGLSMLHYSHFNLATDYKHYALARALQGLGYAFFFVPLSVMTYSQLRPDQNNKASSLTNFFRNWGGSFGIALVVSVSERRQNFHQASVGANLTASSPGLRAAIQQTANYLQVHGFSQAGAMKAATARFYTQLYNQTRLLAFMDCFHILAIITLCAAPLIFLTKNFKAGDKAPPSH; this comes from the coding sequence ATGGCAACCGCGGTCAGCATACCCGAGATTCAGGTTCGATCCCGTCCGGCGATCAACCCCTGGGTCGTAGCCCTCACCGTCACGCTGGCCACCTTCATGGAGTTGCTCGACACCTCCATCGCCAACGTGTCCCTGCCCTACATCGCAGGTGGCCTGGGACGCTCTTACGACGAAGTGACGTGGATCCTGACCACCTATCTGGTCGCCAACGCCGTGGTGCTTCCCCTCTCGGCGTGGCTGTCACGAGTCTTCGGACGTAAGAATTACTACATGGCCTGCGTGGCCCTGTTCACCATCACGTCTTTCCTCTGCGGCGTTGCACCCACGCTGAACATCATGCTTCTGGCCCGCGTGCTGCAAGGCATCGGTGGCGGTGGCCTCGCGCCCGTCGAACAAGCGATTCTGGTCGATACCTTCGAGCCGGCCAAGCGGGCCTCGGCATTTGCTCTCTACACCGTCGCCATCGTGACCGCACCGGCGATCGGCCCCGTGCTGGGTGGATGGATCACGGATAACTACAACTGGCGCTGGGTCTTCCTCATCAACATTCCCATCGGACTCATCTCGCTCTACTTCACCAACCGCTTCGTCCATGATCCCCCGGCCTTCCAGGAGGAGCGAAAGAAGGTGCGGGTCAACGGCAAGCTCAACATCGACAGTGTCGGCATTGCGTTGATCGCGGTTGGGTCAGCGGCGCTCGAGATCATGCTCGACCGTGGTGAGATCGACGACTGGTTCGGCTCGCCGTTCATCTGTTGGATGTTTGTCATCGGCCTAACTGGGCTTGTGGGCGCGGTCTTCTGGGAGTTGCGGCAGGACGATCCCGTCATCGACTTCCGCATGCTGAAGACGCGCAACTTCGCCATATCCAGCGTCTTCTACTTCATGTTCGGCCTCGGTCTCTTCGCAACAACGACGATGATTCCCCAGTTGCTGCAATCGCTCTACGGATACCGCGCCATCGACGCAGGACTCGTCCTGGGACCTGGTGCTCTGGTTATTACCTTTCTCGCTCCGGTCGGGGCACAACTGGTCCAGAGAAACATCGTCCATCCGCGTATCCTGCTCTTCGGCGCGACCGTGGTCATTGGGCTCTCCATGCTGCATTACAGCCACTTCAACTTGGCCACCGATTACAAGCACTATGCCCTGGCGAGAGCCCTCCAAGGTCTTGGCTATGCGTTCTTCTTCGTGCCACTCTCGGTCATGACCTACTCGCAGCTACGGCCCGACCAGAACAACAAAGCCTCGTCGCTGACGAACTTTTTCCGCAACTGGGGAGGCAGCTTCGGGATCGCACTGGTGGTCTCCGTCAGCGAGCGCCGGCAGAACTTCCACCAAGCCAGCGTTGGGGCAAACCTAACGGCATCCAGCCCGGGACTGCGTGCAGCGATCCAGCAGACCGCGAACTATCTCCAGGTCCATGGGTTCTCGCAGGCTGGTGCCATGAAGGCCGCGACCGCACGCTTCTACACGCAACTCTATAACCAGACGCGGCTGCTTGCCTTCATGGACTGTTTCCACATCCTGGCGATTATCACGCTGTGTGCTGCGCCTTTGATTTTTCTGACGAAGAACTTCAAGGCCGGAGACAAGGCACCACCGTCTCACTAG
- a CDS encoding tetratricopeptide repeat protein, producing MALLALVLVAVFAAYANHFHNTFHFDDFHTVVDNPSIRSLGNIPRFFTDATTFSVLPANRTYRPIVSTMLALDYALGHGYGPLWFHISTFLLFLLQVICLFFLYRMILDRTTPGGHNDWIAIAGAAWYGLHPAMAETVNYVIQRGDLYCTLGCVASLTIYARWPALRKTGIYLAPVAPALLSKPPAAVFPVLLFLYVLLMEEERATWAAARRALMAALPAVALTGALLAFESHMTPKSFAPSILSPWDYRMTQPYVWLRYCDALFLPVHLNVDTDLQVFTEFGLRALVGFVFLAGLAMGIWASLQRRALRPVAFGLLWFVVTQLPTSLYPLSEVENDHRMFFSFVGLVLAAICLLGEAVRRWIPRGERRAWAGAAVVVILAAYGWGTHVRNTVWRTEESLWRDDVEKSPKNGRGLMIYGLTQMNIGKYPEALDLFQRALLLTPNYATLEVNLGVVTAAMGNDGQADGHFLRAIQLAPADDTPLAYYGRYLIAKGRLPEAIAVLRKAVAVNGSRMMQRTLLVEALAKAGDLAGTKAEEQEVLRLDPGNVEVKLALAGPALQGAPMWLQMSLTQYQNHAYQQSIASAKKALDIDPKLAEAYNNIGADYAEMGDLKNAIANEKMALEINPDLQIAKNNLNAYTAKATQPAGTKTPEDFLNDSLRLNQAGRFDESIAAARAALALRPNFPEAWNNIAAAYESEQKWDQAINAAKRAIALKPDFQLAKNNLAWSLSQKQKAGR from the coding sequence ATGGCGCTGCTCGCGCTTGTCCTTGTCGCTGTCTTTGCCGCGTATGCGAACCATTTTCACAACACATTCCACTTCGATGACTTCCATACCGTCGTCGACAATCCCTCGATCCGCTCCTTAGGAAATATCCCGCGTTTCTTTACCGACGCCACGACATTCAGCGTTCTGCCGGCCAACCGGACCTACAGGCCGATCGTCTCGACGATGCTGGCGCTGGACTATGCCCTGGGGCACGGATACGGTCCGCTTTGGTTCCATATTTCGACGTTTCTGCTGTTTTTGTTACAGGTCATCTGCCTGTTCTTTCTCTACCGGATGATTCTGGACCGGACCACGCCTGGGGGGCATAACGACTGGATCGCGATCGCCGGCGCGGCCTGGTACGGCCTGCATCCAGCGATGGCAGAGACCGTGAACTATGTCATCCAGCGCGGCGATCTGTATTGCACCCTGGGCTGCGTAGCGTCGCTCACGATTTACGCCCGCTGGCCCGCGCTGCGGAAGACTGGGATCTACCTCGCTCCGGTTGCGCCGGCGCTCCTCTCCAAGCCGCCTGCGGCCGTGTTTCCGGTGCTTTTATTTCTGTATGTGCTGCTCATGGAAGAAGAGCGTGCAACGTGGGCTGCCGCGCGGCGAGCGCTGATGGCGGCGCTGCCTGCTGTCGCGTTGACAGGAGCTCTGCTGGCGTTCGAATCGCACATGACCCCAAAGAGCTTTGCGCCGTCGATCCTTTCCCCCTGGGATTACAGGATGACCCAGCCATACGTATGGCTTCGCTACTGTGATGCCCTGTTCCTTCCTGTGCATCTGAACGTCGATACCGACCTGCAGGTTTTCACGGAGTTCGGGCTGCGCGCGCTCGTCGGCTTCGTGTTTCTGGCCGGGCTGGCGATGGGGATATGGGCGTCGCTGCAACGGAGAGCCCTGCGACCGGTGGCGTTCGGCCTGCTTTGGTTCGTGGTGACGCAGTTGCCCACCTCACTCTATCCGCTGTCGGAGGTGGAGAACGACCACCGGATGTTCTTTTCCTTCGTCGGGCTGGTTCTGGCTGCGATATGTCTGCTGGGCGAGGCTGTGCGGCGGTGGATACCCCGCGGTGAGAGACGCGCCTGGGCGGGTGCGGCGGTCGTGGTCATACTCGCAGCCTATGGGTGGGGAACGCACGTCCGGAATACCGTATGGAGGACCGAGGAGTCGCTGTGGCGGGATGACGTGGAGAAGTCGCCGAAGAACGGCCGCGGACTCATGATCTATGGACTTACCCAGATGAACATCGGCAAGTATCCGGAGGCCCTGGACCTGTTTCAAAGGGCTCTGTTGCTGACTCCGAACTATGCGACGCTCGAGGTGAACCTTGGTGTCGTTACGGCGGCGATGGGCAACGATGGTCAGGCAGATGGACACTTTCTGCGGGCGATTCAACTCGCTCCAGCTGACGATACTCCCCTCGCTTACTATGGTCGTTACCTCATCGCGAAGGGACGGCTTCCCGAGGCGATCGCAGTGCTGCGGAAGGCCGTCGCGGTCAACGGATCACGGATGATGCAGAGGACTCTGCTGGTTGAAGCGCTGGCAAAAGCGGGCGATCTAGCGGGTACGAAGGCCGAGGAGCAGGAGGTACTGCGGCTCGATCCCGGGAACGTCGAGGTAAAGCTAGCCCTTGCCGGTCCTGCACTCCAGGGCGCACCCATGTGGCTTCAGATGTCGCTCACCCAGTACCAGAACCACGCCTACCAGCAGTCGATCGCATCCGCAAAGAAGGCTCTGGACATCGATCCGAAGCTGGCGGAGGCCTACAACAACATCGGCGCGGACTATGCGGAGATGGGTGACCTGAAGAACGCCATCGCCAATGAGAAGATGGCACTCGAGATCAATCCGGACTTGCAGATTGCAAAGAACAACCTCAACGCCTATACGGCGAAAGCCACGCAGCCTGCGGGAACGAAGACACCAGAGGACTTTCTGAACGATTCACTGCGACTGAATCAGGCAGGCAGGTTCGACGAGAGCATCGCAGCAGCGCGTGCGGCACTGGCGCTTAGGCCGAACTTTCCGGAGGCCTGGAACAACATCGCCGCGGCGTATGAATCGGAGCAGAAGTGGGACCAGGCGATCAATGCGGCGAAACGCGCGATTGCCCTCAAGCCTGACTTTCAACTCGCGAAGAACAACCTGGCGTGGTCGCTCTCGCAGAAGCAGAAGGCGGGGCGCTGA
- a CDS encoding TonB-dependent receptor: MTHRRTRILAFIVFCTLTLFASQGAFAQGLGRISGVVTDPSGASVGKATVTATRSGTGEVTEVTSDAGGSYVFPSLPPAQYNVSAKAAGFSQFRAPDTVLQADQALTLNIVLKLGASTEVVTVTSAAPQIDVTTGTLSQVIDERRVNDLPLNGRNAAALTVLVPGVVVAPSANIDQGQTKTFPTVAAVTINGTRANQVNYMLDGGNNVDEYTNVNAPFPFPDVLQEFSVQTSNYSAEYGQNAGGVVNIITRGGGNRFHGDAFEFVRNRVFNAANYFAYNNGVKTVDPLKRNQFGGTLNGPISIPHLYEGKDKSFFSFGVQATRLRTNGVGGTAFLPTPAQLAGTFTGLSSPIINPLTKTAYPCTPTGTTYTCQINPADYSKPSLALLKYLPTISGADGTYQFFRPSKQNFIEYTGRVDHAVTSRDRLTLRYFYDSFDNAGVLNLANLLSYSDQASIRYHNALVSETHTFSSSLLNNFSLSYQIENASRGPVAGAPSVADFGVNIWQPAFKQINQIAVASYFTIGDNPAASFRRNNYTLADDLHWVKGNHSLSFGFHGELAKVDVDNQFQQPGQFQFGSNLLVSNPLADFLLGGLTGFQQASGQYFNNRYHVTGYYAQDSWKVNRHLTLNYGIRYEPFSPQHEVKGRQGMFDPARRAAGTISITHPTALAGLVFPGDPGFINNMVPAILTHFMPRFGFAYDVFGDGRTSVRGGFGQFYDTRLPGVFDNIFANSVPFVAAVNVTFPSGAPADFVNPYNSISGGNPFPAPQPPPANYFTLGNYQAQSYSTFSPSTFRLPVSYSTNLTVEQQFTNTISGHFAYVGSRSLHQYVPTDINPTYNQGAAAGQRVYFSTIPTQNYPNQIATTDTGGNAIYHSLQASLQKRVSQGLTAFVNYTWSKAIDNFPFGASATAVVPGNGYVLPIYEPNYKRLDRGPSDYDHRNVLTVSYVWQLPKWKGGNAWTRYVVNGWQTNGIFAMRSGDPLTVTGTTGNSGTSLNRERAVWNGQTAYGGNACAGISTPCKNYLNPANFSSNPKYTANLPLSYGNVTKGSFVGPRYANWDVSIMRLFPIREATQFQFRAEYFNVLNHTNFGDPNQSQANGAFGRVTSTNGDPRIAQMSMKLLF, translated from the coding sequence ATGACCCATCGCCGCACCAGAATTCTGGCTTTCATCGTCTTTTGTACCCTCACTCTCTTTGCATCGCAGGGTGCCTTTGCCCAGGGGCTTGGACGCATCAGTGGCGTCGTGACCGATCCGTCGGGTGCCTCTGTCGGCAAGGCGACGGTCACGGCTACACGGAGCGGCACCGGTGAAGTGACCGAGGTGACCAGCGACGCCGGAGGTTCCTATGTCTTCCCGTCGCTTCCACCGGCCCAGTACAACGTGTCGGCCAAGGCTGCCGGCTTCTCCCAATTCAGGGCGCCCGATACCGTTCTCCAGGCCGATCAAGCCCTGACGCTCAATATCGTCCTCAAGCTGGGTGCCTCTACTGAGGTGGTTACCGTGACCTCCGCCGCGCCGCAGATCGACGTCACCACCGGAACGCTCTCGCAGGTCATCGATGAGCGCCGCGTGAACGATCTCCCGCTCAATGGACGCAACGCCGCCGCGCTCACCGTTCTGGTCCCGGGCGTCGTGGTTGCCCCCAGCGCCAACATCGATCAAGGCCAGACCAAGACATTCCCCACCGTCGCCGCCGTGACCATCAATGGCACACGCGCCAACCAGGTGAATTACATGCTCGATGGAGGCAACAACGTTGACGAGTACACGAACGTCAACGCGCCCTTCCCATTCCCCGACGTCCTCCAGGAGTTTTCGGTGCAGACCTCCAACTACAGCGCCGAGTATGGCCAGAATGCTGGCGGCGTGGTCAACATCATCACCCGTGGCGGCGGTAATCGGTTCCATGGAGATGCATTTGAGTTCGTCCGCAACCGCGTATTCAACGCGGCGAACTACTTCGCCTACAACAACGGCGTCAAGACAGTCGACCCCCTGAAGCGCAATCAGTTCGGTGGAACCCTCAACGGTCCAATCTCCATTCCGCACCTCTACGAGGGCAAGGATAAGTCCTTCTTTTCCTTCGGGGTACAGGCTACCCGTCTGCGGACCAACGGCGTGGGCGGAACTGCTTTCCTGCCGACACCTGCGCAGTTGGCTGGAACCTTTACCGGCCTTTCAAGCCCCATCATCAACCCGTTGACGAAGACCGCTTATCCCTGCACTCCCACCGGGACGACCTATACCTGCCAGATCAACCCGGCCGACTACTCCAAGCCGTCGCTCGCGCTCCTCAAATATCTGCCCACCATCTCTGGTGCCGACGGGACGTACCAGTTCTTCCGCCCCAGCAAGCAGAATTTCATCGAGTACACGGGCCGCGTGGACCACGCCGTCACCTCGCGGGACCGCCTTACGCTGCGGTACTTCTACGACAGCTTCGACAACGCCGGTGTGCTGAATCTTGCGAATCTGCTCAGCTATTCGGATCAGGCATCCATCCGCTACCACAACGCGCTCGTCTCCGAGACCCACACCTTCAGCTCCAGCCTGCTGAACAACTTCTCGCTCAGCTATCAGATCGAGAACGCCTCCCGTGGACCCGTTGCCGGCGCGCCCTCGGTTGCTGACTTCGGTGTCAACATCTGGCAGCCTGCCTTCAAACAGATCAACCAGATCGCGGTCGCCAGCTACTTCACTATCGGCGACAACCCCGCCGCCAGCTTTCGTCGCAACAACTACACTCTGGCGGATGACCTGCACTGGGTGAAGGGCAATCACAGCCTCAGCTTCGGCTTTCACGGCGAACTCGCCAAGGTGGACGTCGACAATCAGTTCCAGCAGCCCGGGCAATTCCAGTTTGGCAGCAACCTCCTGGTTTCAAACCCCTTAGCCGACTTTCTCCTCGGTGGCCTCACCGGATTCCAGCAGGCCTCCGGACAATACTTCAATAACCGTTATCACGTCACCGGCTACTACGCGCAGGATAGCTGGAAGGTGAACCGCCACCTCACGCTCAACTACGGCATCCGGTACGAGCCCTTCTCGCCGCAGCATGAGGTAAAGGGACGCCAGGGCATGTTCGACCCCGCCCGCCGTGCCGCCGGCACCATCTCCATCACGCATCCCACCGCGCTCGCCGGACTCGTCTTCCCGGGCGACCCAGGATTCATCAACAACATGGTGCCGGCTATCCTGACGCACTTCATGCCTCGTTTCGGCTTTGCGTATGATGTGTTCGGTGATGGCCGGACCTCTGTTCGCGGCGGCTTCGGTCAGTTCTACGACACCCGCCTTCCCGGCGTCTTCGATAACATCTTTGCCAATTCGGTTCCGTTCGTCGCGGCGGTCAACGTTACGTTCCCGTCGGGCGCTCCGGCTGACTTCGTCAATCCGTATAACAGCATCTCGGGCGGCAATCCGTTTCCTGCACCACAGCCCCCTCCGGCCAACTACTTCACGCTGGGCAACTACCAGGCGCAGAGCTACAGCACTTTCAGCCCATCGACCTTCCGCCTGCCGGTCAGCTATTCCACGAACCTGACGGTGGAACAGCAGTTCACGAACACGATCTCCGGACACTTCGCCTATGTGGGGTCGCGCAGCCTGCACCAGTATGTGCCGACTGACATCAACCCCACCTACAACCAGGGTGCGGCGGCCGGACAGCGCGTCTACTTCTCCACGATCCCAACCCAGAACTACCCCAACCAGATCGCCACGACCGACACCGGTGGCAACGCAATCTACCACTCACTCCAGGCTTCGTTGCAGAAGCGCGTCAGCCAGGGACTCACTGCTTTTGTGAACTACACCTGGTCGAAGGCGATCGACAACTTCCCGTTCGGTGCTTCGGCGACGGCTGTCGTTCCCGGTAACGGGTATGTGTTGCCAATCTACGAGCCGAACTACAAGCGTCTGGACCGCGGTCCTTCGGACTATGACCATCGCAACGTGCTCACCGTCTCTTATGTCTGGCAGCTTCCAAAGTGGAAGGGCGGCAACGCCTGGACGCGTTACGTCGTCAATGGCTGGCAGACCAATGGCATCTTCGCGATGCGCTCGGGTGATCCTCTCACGGTCACCGGAACGACCGGCAACAGCGGAACCAGTCTGAACCGCGAGCGCGCCGTATGGAACGGGCAAACTGCGTACGGTGGCAATGCCTGCGCAGGCATCTCGACGCCATGCAAGAACTACCTGAATCCAGCCAACTTCTCCTCTAACCCCAAGTACACTGCGAACTTGCCTCTTTCGTATGGCAACGTGACGAAGGGAAGCTTCGTGGGGCCGCGCTATGCCAACTGGGACGTGAGCATCATGCGTCTCTTTCCCATCCGTGAGGCGACGCAGTTCCAGTTCCGTGCGGAGTACTTCAACGTGTTGAACCACACGAACTTCGGGGATCCCAACCAGTCGCAGGCCAACGGCGCCTTCGGTCGAGTGACCTCGACCAACGGTGATCCACGTATCGCGCAGATGTCGATGAAGCTTCTCTTCTAG
- a CDS encoding bifunctional glycosyltransferase family 2/GtrA family protein, with the protein MTVDPQSGLESCAVLIPAREPEPSLTSIVSGLIDAGFGAVIVLDDGSSAGCRPLFESVACLPRVHFLQHAVNLGKGRALKTGINNFLSQLPELTHLLTADADGQHLVADIVRVAQAALAANGQVILGVRVFAADVPLRSRFGNLLTRQVFALVTGTKLADTQTGLRAFPRAVLADLMLLEGERYEYEMTVLAHLCRQGNRLVEVPIETVYLDGNKSSHFDPIRDSMRIYFVLARFYLSSILAAGIDFAGFTLAYAITHHVLTSVVFGRLSSLVNFALNKKFVFQSHGSVKGALWRYYLLVVGIGGLSYGSIFALHTYLNWNVFVAKFTVDVLLSLVSFSMQRTFVFRNRREA; encoded by the coding sequence ATGACAGTCGATCCCCAATCCGGCCTCGAAAGCTGCGCTGTGCTCATCCCGGCGCGCGAACCGGAGCCATCCCTGACGAGTATCGTGTCGGGGCTTATCGACGCCGGTTTCGGTGCGGTGATCGTGTTGGATGATGGGAGTTCTGCAGGATGTCGTCCGCTCTTCGAGTCCGTCGCATGCCTGCCTCGTGTCCATTTTCTCCAGCATGCCGTCAATCTCGGCAAAGGTCGGGCGCTCAAAACCGGCATCAACAACTTTCTGTCTCAGCTCCCGGAGTTGACACATCTTCTGACGGCCGATGCGGACGGACAACACCTGGTCGCCGACATCGTTCGCGTCGCACAAGCGGCGCTGGCTGCCAACGGGCAGGTAATCCTAGGCGTGCGTGTCTTCGCCGCGGATGTGCCTCTGCGCAGCCGCTTCGGGAACCTGCTGACACGGCAGGTCTTCGCGCTCGTGACAGGAACGAAGCTGGCCGATACGCAGACTGGGCTACGCGCCTTTCCGCGAGCGGTGCTGGCCGATCTGATGCTATTGGAGGGGGAACGCTACGAGTATGAGATGACGGTCCTCGCCCATCTCTGCAGGCAGGGCAATCGCCTCGTCGAGGTCCCCATCGAGACCGTCTATCTGGACGGCAACAAAAGCTCGCACTTCGATCCCATACGCGATTCGATGCGGATCTACTTCGTGCTCGCCCGCTTCTACCTCTCGTCGATCCTGGCGGCGGGCATCGACTTTGCGGGCTTCACGCTGGCCTATGCCATCACGCATCATGTGCTGACCAGCGTCGTCTTCGGTCGCCTCAGCTCGCTGGTGAACTTCGCTCTCAACAAGAAGTTCGTCTTCCAGAGCCACGGCTCCGTCAAAGGAGCCCTCTGGCGCTATTACCTTCTGGTGGTGGGCATCGGAGGTCTTTCCTATGGCTCGATCTTCGCACTCCACACCTATCTTAATTGGAACGTCTTCGTGGCCAAATTCACGGTCGATGTGCTGCTTTCGTTGGTCAGCTTCTCGATGCAGCGGACGTTCGTCTTTCGCAATCGCCGCGAGGCGTAA
- a CDS encoding MarR family winged helix-turn-helix transcriptional regulator, with translation MGLNVGQYSILSHVARMDSPSISELADALEMERTTLTRNLSPLERCGYVTVGAGVDRRSKSVTLAKAGKTILAEAKPLWQKAQREIDAALGEATKRRLHEELDRSIGRMRAAFSEAY, from the coding sequence ATGGGATTGAACGTCGGTCAGTACAGCATCTTGTCCCACGTTGCGAGGATGGACTCCCCCTCCATCTCCGAGCTTGCCGACGCGTTGGAGATGGAGCGCACCACGCTCACCCGCAACCTGTCACCGCTGGAGCGCTGCGGCTATGTGACGGTAGGGGCGGGAGTCGACCGCCGTTCGAAGTCCGTGACTCTCGCCAAGGCCGGCAAGACCATTCTTGCCGAGGCGAAACCGCTGTGGCAGAAGGCACAGCGGGAGATCGACGCGGCACTCGGCGAAGCAACGAAGAGACGGCTTCACGAAGAACTCGACCGCAGCATCGGACGCATGCGCGCGGCGTTCTCCGAGGCTTATTGA
- a CDS encoding glycoside hydrolase family 43 protein, with translation MKILKSLILFCCCTSLSAQTYKNPVLLADYSDPDVIRDGNDYYLIASSFHFVPGIPILHSKDLVHWELSGHVVQRLNFSPAYDMVGGNRYAGGIWAPSVRFHQGLFYVYFPTPAEGIFVSTAPKMTGPWTEPVAVIAGPGFEDPCPFWDDDGKAWLVHSRLGAGPLILHRMAEDGKSVLDAGRVIVQDPKALPTLEGPKFYKRNGWYYIFAPMGGVGEGSQAVLRARNIEGPYEHRIVLSQGDTKINGPHQGGYVETPDGRGWFLHFQQRGAQGRIVHLEPVVWKDDWPIIGNVGEPVSEGPLPVAISGAAKMKPQTSDDFNAPTLSPMWEWNHNPEDTLWSLKEHKGYLRMHPGYAFDLMHARNTLTEVMQDEALDFTVRMDARHMKDGDHAGISLFDRSLSSLAVVQKAEGKQLIFTSMGHETPGPPISTGTIELSLRFNGDTVSYFYSVNEGKTFLPLGTPVRMAFSWWKGARPAIFSYTTDSQPHPNHFVDIDWAHYTAQ, from the coding sequence GTGAAGATCCTGAAGTCCCTGATCCTGTTTTGCTGTTGTACCTCACTTTCCGCGCAGACGTATAAGAATCCCGTACTCCTGGCCGATTACTCCGATCCCGATGTCATCCGCGATGGCAACGATTACTACCTGATCGCCTCAAGCTTTCACTTCGTTCCTGGTATTCCGATCCTGCATTCGAAGGATCTTGTGCATTGGGAGCTCTCCGGGCACGTCGTCCAGCGCCTGAACTTCAGTCCCGCCTATGACATGGTGGGTGGCAACCGCTATGCGGGAGGTATCTGGGCACCCTCCGTGCGATTTCACCAAGGGCTTTTTTACGTCTACTTCCCAACGCCTGCGGAAGGCATCTTCGTCAGTACCGCGCCGAAAATGACAGGACCATGGACCGAGCCCGTGGCGGTGATCGCCGGACCTGGGTTCGAGGATCCGTGTCCATTCTGGGATGACGATGGCAAGGCCTGGCTCGTACACTCCCGTCTGGGCGCTGGTCCGCTAATCCTGCATCGGATGGCAGAGGACGGCAAGTCCGTTCTCGATGCGGGCAGAGTGATCGTACAAGACCCCAAAGCGCTCCCGACTCTTGAAGGCCCCAAGTTCTACAAGCGGAACGGGTGGTATTACATCTTCGCTCCCATGGGCGGCGTGGGCGAAGGCTCTCAGGCCGTTCTGCGCGCTCGCAACATCGAAGGCCCGTACGAGCATCGCATCGTGCTCTCGCAGGGAGACACGAAGATCAATGGTCCACACCAGGGTGGGTACGTGGAAACTCCCGATGGACGCGGCTGGTTCCTGCACTTTCAGCAGAGGGGAGCGCAGGGACGCATCGTGCATCTGGAGCCCGTGGTTTGGAAGGACGATTGGCCGATCATAGGCAACGTTGGCGAACCGGTGAGCGAGGGGCCGTTGCCGGTCGCGATCTCCGGTGCCGCGAAGATGAAACCGCAGACTTCCGATGATTTCAACGCCCCGACGCTCTCACCGATGTGGGAGTGGAACCACAATCCCGAGGACACGCTGTGGTCACTCAAGGAGCATAAAGGATACCTGCGGATGCATCCTGGATATGCCTTCGACCTCATGCACGCGCGCAACACGCTGACGGAAGTGATGCAGGATGAAGCGCTCGACTTTACGGTGCGCATGGATGCAAGGCATATGAAGGATGGCGATCATGCTGGCATTAGCCTCTTCGACAGAAGCCTTAGCTCATTGGCCGTGGTGCAGAAGGCAGAAGGGAAGCAACTCATCTTTACCTCGATGGGCCACGAGACCCCCGGACCGCCAATCTCCACGGGAACGATCGAACTGAGCCTTCGCTTCAACGGAGATACCGTGAGCTACTTCTACAGCGTGAACGAGGGCAAGACGTTTCTTCCGCTGGGAACGCCGGTTCGCATGGCGTTCAGTTGGTGGAAGGGAGCACGTCCTGCGATCTTCTCCTACACCACCGACTCCCAGCCACACCCGAATCATTTCGTCGATATCGACTGGGCGCACTACACGGCTCAATAA